The Coffea arabica cultivar ET-39 chromosome 4e, Coffea Arabica ET-39 HiFi, whole genome shotgun sequence genome includes a window with the following:
- the LOC113738912 gene encoding UPF0481 protein At3g47200-like: MESEGSSDVYESEEEFDSPDTEEEFDSQEIREEARPGSPHTDVELSHNIHGNRSSHGDGVHLEAGGEPSNLDQAPNDEVHNDEISEEVPADGAPDDEVPDEQIEQHVPFSVAITVDVPGDGQMAAVPPHFRKVDEMSYTPKLVSIGPIHHNRKSLWLTKEKKRQFLGTFPDEKNKELRWKMGKWEARVRRCYSMTFQGISSADFVDMLVIDGCFIVLLLRLDHKWSKEGVDATDNPIFSTRWMLPEIGRDLLMIENQLPLFVLKEIFNVTKLMPNETSFEEVALEFFKSYHIGKEAMVIKKHHTEGHHEHLLDLFHSLYLTPKSSDSGAAQKRRKNKKPLMDRPSVRGKNWVPSATVLKSSGVRFYAKEGNSLEIQFRRGRLSGILSIPSISIDESSIIILKNLLAYEQSSRGIEPLFTSLVLFFSSMASVPDDIKLLREASIILHQPGDDQMLIEVLKLLSKQLECDVRDCSMKQQVEDIRAFCGCNLVKFWNAIGRSLAQNAAGFILMYVALVLTFSVDNFRFRL; this comes from the exons ATGGAAAGTGAAGGAAGCTCAGATGTCTATGAATCGGAAGAAGAGTTTGATTCTCCAGATACGGAAGAAGAGTTTGATTCTCAAGAGATAAGAGAAGAAGCACGGCCAGGTTCCCCCCACACCGATGTGGAACTATCTCATAACATCCATGGTAATCGCAGTTCCCATGGTGATGGTGTACATCTGGAGGCCGGTGGTGAACCTAGCAATCTAGATCAAGCTCCAAAtgatgaagttcataatgatgaAATTTCGGAAGAAGTTCCAGCTGATGGAGCTCCAGATGATGAGGTTCCTGATGAACAAATCGAGCAACATGTTCCTTTCTCGGTAGCAATCACCGTCGACGTCCCAGGAGATGGTCAAATGGCGGCCGTACCACCACATTTTCGTAAAGTAGATGAAATGTCCTATACCCCCAAACTGGTCTCCATCGGCCCTATTCATCATAATAGGAAGAGTTTGTGGCtgacgaaagaaaagaaaaggcagtTTCTTGGGACTTTTCCGGATGAGAAGAACAAAGAATTACGATGGAAAATGGGAAAATGGGAGGCGAGAGTTAGAAGATGCTATTCAATGACTTTCCAAGGGATAAGCAGCGCTGATTTCGTGGACATGCTGGTGATTGATGGTTGCTTCATTGTATTACTACTTCGCCTCGATCACAAATGGAGCAAG GAGGGAGTTGATGCTACTGACAACCCTATATTTTCAACAAGATGGATGCTGCCAGAAATTGGTCGTGACTTGTTGATGATTGAAAATCAGCTTCCTTTGTTcgtgcttaaggagatatttaaCGTAACAAAGCTAATGCCTAATGAAACTTCTTTTGAAGAAGTTGCTCTCGAATTTTTCAAATCCTATCACATTGGAAAGGAAGCTATGGTCATCAAGAAACACCATACAGAAGGCCACCATGAACATTTACTTGATTTGTTTCATTCCTTGTATTTAACACCCAAATCTTCTGATTCAGGTGCAGCTCAAAAAAGACGGAAAAACAAGAAACCACTCATGGACCGCCCAAGTGTGCGAGGTAAAAACTGGGTACCGAGTGCCACAGTATTAAAATCCTCTGGTGTTAGATTCTATGCAAAGGAAGGTAACTCCCTTGAAATCCAGTTCAGAAGGGGAAGATTGAGCGGAATATTGAGTATTCCCAGCATTTCCATTGATGAGAGCTCTATTATCATCCTTAAAAACTTGTTGGCATATGAACAAAGCTCTAGAGGTATAGAACCATTATTTACCTCTCTAGTGTTGTTCTTTTCCAGCATGGCATCTGTGCCTGATGACATCAAACTCCTAAGAGAAGCATCCATCATTCTCCACCAGCCTGGTGATGATCAAATGCTCATTGAAGTCCTGAAACTTCTCAGCAAGCAGCTAGAGTGCGACGTGAGGGATTGCTCCATGAAACAGCAGGTGGAAGATATCAGAGCATTTTGTGGTtgcaacttagtcaaattttggAACGCCATAGGACGCAGTCTTGCACAAAATGCAGCCGGTTTCATTTTGATGTACGTGGCTTTAGTTTTAACCTTTTCAGTGGACAACTTTCGTTTTAGATTATGA